A part of Phoenix dactylifera cultivar Barhee BC4 chromosome 2, palm_55x_up_171113_PBpolish2nd_filt_p, whole genome shotgun sequence genomic DNA contains:
- the LOC103695469 gene encoding LOW QUALITY PROTEIN: G-type lectin S-receptor-like serine/threonine-protein kinase At2g19130 (The sequence of the model RefSeq protein was modified relative to this genomic sequence to represent the inferred CDS: deleted 1 base in 1 codon; substituted 1 base at 1 genomic stop codon) gives MRKFPPLNLVLFVTLVSVETHLCLQTDTISPGQPLMANQTIVSKGGNFELGFFSPGESRNFYIGIWYKKIPKQTVIWVANRERPISNTSSTELKISEDGNLVLLSHSKIPVWSSKSRSPALNSAIAVLLDTGNLVLRDQLNSSIVAWQSFHHPTDTWVPESFIGMNKITGEYQSLTSWKNAEDPAPGFFSDSIDPAGTSEYFLLWNRSQRYWRSGAWNGQYFSLIPTRKPLFKVIFINDKQWRGTTCTLYNRSIITRMVMDLTGQIKQFVWLDSSQEWLMFWAQPTAQCDVYSLCGAFGICDQSGLPPCRCPHGFQPASPTNWRLNDWSSGCKRRTQLQCGEEDRFLVMPNMQWPVNSQPLKVRSDEECKVACLNNCSCNAFAYTYSSGCLLWSGELQNLQQLYDDGGSNMTLLSPSCSLRADNFRPXHKTVYVVAAVALVGVLIILVGLAWIYHRRRVTNSMKELEGSLVLFTYADLRRATRNFSEMLGGGGFGSVYKGSLPDSTVVAVKKLEGLRQGEKQFRTEVSTLGSIQHVNLIRLHGFCSEGTKKLLVYEFMPNGSLNSYLSHNNCMFLNWRARYEIFLGIARGLAYLHEECIGCIIHCDIKPENILLDAQLRPKVADFGMAKLVGRDFSRVLTTMRGTIGYLAPEWISGLPITTKADVYSFGMMLLELISGRRNNDHPEVGEGGFFPAWAASRVVQGKFLSLLDAKLEDDANMDELSRACKVACWCVQDSEAHRPSMGQVVSILEGFAEVNMPPVPQAFQHLLENQKSTVFFSGLSSV, from the exons ATGAGAAAGTTTCCTCCTCTGAACTTGGTTCTCTTTGTTACCTTGGTTTCTGTAGAAACCCATCTCTGTCTCCAAACTGATACCATCTCTCCTGGCCAACCTCTTATGGCAAACCAGACCATAGTCTCAAAAGGAGGCAACTTTGAGCTGGGTTTCTTCAGTCCTGGAGAATCTCGAAATTTCTATATTGGCATTTGGTACAAAAAAATCCCAAAACAAACTGTCATCTGGGTCGCAAATAGAGAAAGGCCTATCTCCAACACCTCTTCCACTGAGCTGAAAATCTCCGAAGATGGCAACCTAGTTCTTCTTAGCCACTCCAAAATTCCAGTATGGTCATCCAAGTCAAGATCACCTGCACTGAATTCTGCCATCGCAGTGCTCCTTGACACTGGAAATCTAGTTTTGAGAGACCAATTAAATTCTTCCATTGTCGCTTGGCAGAGTTTTCATCACCCTACAGACACATGGGTACCAGAAAGCTTTATTGGCATGAACAAAATCACAGGGGAATACCAGAGTCTGACTTCATGGAAGAATGCTGAAGATCCTGCTCCTGGTTTTTTCTCTGATAGCATCGATCCAGCCGGGACCAGTGAGTACTTTTTGCTGTGGAATCGATCCCAAAGGTACTGGCGTAGTGGAGCTTGGAACGGGCAATACTTCAGTTTGATCCCTACAAGGAAACCACTCTTTAAGgtaatttttattaatgataAGCAGTGGAGGGGCACCACTTGCACTCTCTACAATAGATCAATAATCACACGAATGGTGATGGACTTGACTGGGCAGATCAAGCAGTTTGTTTGGTTAGATAGCTCCCAGGAATGGCTAATGTTCTGGGCTCAACCAACAGCGCAATGTGATGTCTACTCTCTCTGTGGTGCTTTTGGTATATGTGACCAGAGTGGCCTGCCACCCTGCAGATGTCCACATGGTTTCCAGCCTGCTTCCCCGACAAATTGGAGATTGAATGATTGGAGCAGTGGATGCAAAAGAAGAACTCAACTGCAATGCGGAGAAGAAGATCGGTTTCTCGTGATGCCTAACATGCAGTGGCCTGTAAATTCTCAGCCTTTGAAGGTTCGAAGCGATGAAGAATGCAAGGTAGCTTGTCTGAACAACTGCTCTTGCAATGCTTTTGCATATACATATAGCAGTGGATGCTTGCTTTGGAGTGGGGAGCTTCAGAATCTTCAACAACTATATGATGATGGTGGCTCAAACATGACTCTTTTATCTCCGTCTTGCAGCCTCAGAGCTGATAACTTCCGGCCGTAGC ATAAAACAGTGTATGTGGTTGCTGCAGTGGCACTGGTTGGGGTTCTTATCATTCTTGTGGGTCTAGCCTGGATATATCACAGAAGAAGGGTAACCAACTCCATGAAAGAGTTAGAAGGCTCCCTAGTTTTGTTCACTTATGCCGACTTGCGACGTGCGACCAGGAACTTCTCCGAGATGTTGGGGGGAGGAGGCTTTGGCTCAGTTTATAAAGGATCATTGCCAGACTCCACCGTCGTGGCTGTGAAGAAACTCGAAGGCCTCAGACAAGGGGAGAAGCAATTTCGCACTGAAGTTAGCACATTGGGATCGATTCAGCATGTCAATCTGATTCGACTCCATGGATTCTGCTCCGAAGGTACCAAAAAGTTGTTGGTTTATGAGTTCATGCCAAATGGATCCTTGAATTCTTATCTCTCCCATAATAACTGTATGTTCTTAAATTGGAGAGctagatatgaaattttccttGGGATTGCCCGAGGATTGGCCTATCTCCATGAAGAATGTATTGGGTGCATTATACACTGTGACATCAAGCCAGAGAACATACTTCTCGATGCCCAGCTCCGTCCCAAAGTTGCAGATTTTGGTATGGCAAAGCTCGTAGGCCGGGACTTCAGCCGGGTACTAACAACCATGAGGGGAACCATAGGCTATTTGGCACCGGAATGGATATCAGGCCTGCCCATCACTACGAAAGCCGACGTTTATAGTTTCGGTATGATGCTTTTGGAGTTGATATCTGGCAGGAGAAACAATGATCATCCAGAAGTTGGAGAGGGCGGCTTTTTCCCTGCATGGGCTGCAAGTAGAGTTGTGCAGGGTAAATTCCTCAGTTTATTGGATGCGAAACTGGAGGATGATGCGAACATGGATGAACTGAGCAGAGCTTGTAAAGTTGCCTGTTGGTGCGTCCAGGATTCAGAAGCTCATAGGCCTTCCATGGGGCAGGTTGTTAGTATCCTGGAAGGTTTCGCAGAGGTAAACATGCCTCCTGTTCCACAAGCTTTTCAACATCTCCTAGAAAATCAAAAATCaactgtcttcttttctggattATCATCCGTTTAA
- the LOC103695467 gene encoding protein FAR1-RELATED SEQUENCE 6-like produces MSGGPASNSGVPEPPAFSPAAAAPSSAGQNLRPRRPTSMAEDEPTLEPHSSPNPATTPQATMHKDAPGSADDGLVPKIGMIFESVDDAFQFYKAYGYRTGFGVTKRSSHNFDGIRYRSTFTCCKGGKAKVKPGNKSRRKPVVRTECKAMMVIKDQHFQNRWVVDDLILEHNHPLDPDMVRFMKCFREFPSSVKRKLQINDDAGMPLDNSTTAVSSQGVRNENGSFTKRFCRNHLDKTKKLKLADGDAEALMEFFENLQAQNSNFFHSWDWNDEGCLRNVFWADIRARAAYQYFSDVITFDTMYLTDEYEILFASFVGVNHHGQSVLLGCGLLADETMETYIWLFMKWLTCMNDKPPNAIITDHCKAIAGAVAEVFPHARHRFCHWHIMKKLPEKLGRMKEAISSKMSKAVYDSLTVNDFESEWKEMIEQYHLQDNEWLSSLYEDRRKWVPAYIKDTFWADMSTSQRGKSMKSFFDGHVTSKTSLKMFLKQYDNTLKGKFEKEAQEDFRSFHTSPQLLSGLEFEKQIAKVYTMNIFLKFQDEVKQLMQCNTNLVDRSGPAATYMVTELTAGRKVDYKVVYNPDEEDVWCICRSFQFRGILCRHALCVLRQELVMVLPCKYVLARWRKDFKRLHISASSPHIASMREMRIYDDLYMRAHQYFVDIVEIGATDHDLKEFALTVLKESRDKVIKYAESRSDRRIDDNTPTERPASRKEKAVHNSKKKKNKGPNKEKSTNLGQVQNTRNTIDTSTSVHVQANHPNEAWPMTPIGGPESFGHRVESIPMDWLLHNPAPYTQWRGNCSFYPSRRM; encoded by the exons ATGTCCGGCGGCCCCGCCTCCAATTCCGGTGTCCCTGAGCCCCCTGCCTTCTCtccggccgccgccgccccatCTTCCGCCGGTCAGAATCTCCGTCCCCGACGGCCGACTTCGATGGCGGAAGACGAACCAACTCTGGAGCCCCAttcgtctccaaatcctgctaCGACGCCACAAGCG ACAATGCACAAGGATGCTCCAGGAAGTGCAGACGATGGTTTGGTTCCCAAGATAGGAATGATTTTTGAGTCAGTTGACGATGCTTTCCAATTCTATAAAGCGTATGGTTATCGGACAGGATTTGGGGTTACGAAAAGATCAAGTCATAACTTCGATGGGATTCGGTACCGTTCAACGTTTACATGTTGCAAAGGAGGGAAGGCAAAAGTAAAGCCAGGTAACAAGTCTCGAAGGAAACCTGTGGTGAGGACTGAATGCAAAGCCATGATGGTTATAAAGGATCAGCATTTTCAGAACCGTTGGGTGGTTGATGATCTCATATTGGAGCACAATCACCCGCTTGACCCAGATATGGTTAGATTCATGAAATGCTTCAGAGAATTTCCTTCTTCGGTAAAAAGAAAGCTGCAGATTAATGATGATGCTGGCATGCCTCTGGACAACTCAACCACTGCAGTGTCTTCTCAGGGGGTCAGAAATGAAAATGGGTCATTCACAAAAAGGTTTTGCCGAAATCATTTGGATAAGACAAAGAAATTAAAGCTTGCGGACGGAGATGCAGAGGCTCTTATGGAGTTCTTTGAGAACCTACAAGCACAAAATTCAAACTTCTTTCATAGTTGGGATTGGAACGATGAAGGCTGCCTTAGAAATGTTTTTTGGGCTGATATCAGAGCAAGAGCTGCTTATCAGTACTTCAGCGATGTCATTACATTTGACACAATGTACTTGACTGATGAGTATGAAATTCTTTTTGCTTCATTTGTTGGAGTCAACCACCATGGCCAGTCTGTCTTGCTAGGATGTGGTCTTCTTGCGGATGAGACTATGGAGACCTATATATGGCTTTTCATGAAGTGGCTGACATGCATGAATGACAAGCCACCTAATGCTATAATTACCGACCACTGTAAAGCCATAGCTGGAGCAGTTGCAGAAGTATTCCCACATGCTCGACATCGTTTCTGCCATTGGCATATTATGAAAAAGCTTCCTGAAAAATTGGGGAGAATGAAAGAAGCAATTAGCTCTAAAATGAGCAAGGCTGTTTATGATTCTCTGACGGTTAACGATTTTGAAAGTGAATGGAAGGAAATGATCGAGCAGTACCATCTTCAAGATAATGAGTGGTTGTCTTCCTTGTATGAAGATAGGAGGAAATGGGTGCCTGCGTACATAAAGGACACATTTTGGGCAGATATGTCCACCTCTCAGCGGGGCAAAAGTATGAAATCTTTCTTCGATGGGCACGTGACATCCAAAACCTCTCTCAAAATGTTTCTCAAACAATACGATAATACTCTGAAAGGCAAGTTTGAAAAAGAGGCTCAGGAAGATTTCCGCTCATTCCACACAAGCCCACAGCTACTATCAGGATTGGAGTTTGAAAAGCAGATAGCAAAGGTCTATACTATGAACATCTTTTTGAAGTTTCAGGATGAGGTGAAGCAATTGATGCAATGCAATACCAACTTAGTTGACAGGAGTGGACCTGCTGCCACATATATGGTGACTGAATTAACAGCTGGAAGAAAGGTTGATTATAAAGTGGTTTATAACCCTGATGAGGAAGATGTTTGGTGCATTTGTAGGTCTTTTCAGTTTAGGGGTATTTTATGCAGACATGCGCTGTGTGTGTTGCGACAAGAACTTGTGATGGTGCTGCCATGTAAATATGTACTAGCACGTTGGAGGAAGGATTTCAAGCGGTTGCATATATCTGCCTCATCACCACATATTGCATCAATGCGTGAAATGAGGATTTATGATGACCTGTACATGCGTGCCCACCAGTATTTTGTGGATATTGTCGAGATTGGGGCGACTGACCatgatttgaaagaatttgcTCTGACGGTATTGAAGGAGTCAAGGGACAAAGTAATAAAATATGCAGAGTCACGCAGCGATAGAAGAATTGATGATAATACACCTACAGAGAGGCCTGCTAGCCGGAAGGAAAAGGCTGTTCACAattcaaagaagaagaagaataagggaccaaacaaagaaaaaagcaCCAATCTGGGGCAGGTGCAAAACACAAGAAACACCATCGATACAAGTACCAGTGTGCAT GTGCAAGCAAACCATCCTAACGAGGCATGGCCAATGACCCCGATTGGTGGACCAGAGAGTTTTGGTCACAGG GTGGAATCCATTCCAATGGATTGGTTGCTACACAATCCTGCTCCTTACACTCAGTGGCGTGGAAATTGCAGCTTTTATCCTTCTCGAAGAATGTAA